In one window of Mercurialis annua linkage group LG4, ddMerAnnu1.2, whole genome shotgun sequence DNA:
- the LOC126676171 gene encoding phenolic glucoside malonyltransferase 1-like: MESSKNSTLRVLEVCQVTPSPDSPESAAELSLPLTFFDTFWIKFHPVERIFFYQLTGLTSAHFISVILPKLKTSLSLALLHYLPVAGNLVWPSDAAKPFILYTPQNDSVSITVAESDADFNHLSGNEIRETVQSHPFIPELPVDDSTASIIAFQVTIFPGQGFCIGVSSHHAILDGKSVTMFLKAWAQLCKSAPISLPPELTPFFDRTIVQDPEGIDMVYLNEWLNMAPGGYSKSLKQFPNFGPSPESDRVRGTFELSREDIKKLRQKILSDYQLETSSMHLSAFVLSFAYTALAIFKAKGFQGNKKVLFGINADCRNRLDPPLPANYFGNCVSTYIVETEGENIIRENGLLFAVEKLSEGIKRLEKGALDGAKEKISYFKSFEPGSVEGVGVAGSPKFGVYSMDFGWGKPKKVEVTSIDRTIGTISMAESRDGSGGVEVGVVLTKHDMENFNSLFVNGLKDL, translated from the coding sequence ATGGAATCAAGCAAAAACAGCACATTAAGAGTGCTTGAAGTTTGTCAAGTTACTCCTTCTCCAGATTCACCGGAATCCGCCGCTGAATTATCTCTTCCGCTTACCTTCTTCGACACTTTCTGGATCAAATTCCACCCAGTTGAGCGTATTTTCTTCTACCAACTCACTGGTTTAACCTCTGCCCATTTCATCTCAGTTATTCTTCCTAAACTTAAGACCTCGCTCTCTCTTGCTCTCCTCCATTACCTACCCGTCGCCGGAAACCTCGTTTGGCCGTCAGATGCTGCCAAACCTTTCATTCTTTATACCCCACAAAACGATTCCGTTTCCATCACAGTGGCAGAGTCTGACGCCGACTTTAACCATCTTTCGGGAAATGAAATTCGTGAAACTGTTCAGTCACATCCTTTTATACCGGAATTACCTGTCGATGACTCAACGGCGTCAATTATAGCGTTTCAAGTAACTATATTCCCTGGTCAAGGTTTTTGCATTGGTGTTTCCTCTCACCATGCCATTCTTGACGGCAAAAGCGTCACCATGTTCTTGAAAGCATGGGCTCAGCTCTGCAAATCTGCACCGATAAGTCTTCCGCCGGAGCTAACTCCGTTTTTTGATCGAACTATCGTTCAAGACCCAGAAGGAATTGACATGGTGTACTTGAACGAGTGGTTAAATATGGCTCCTGGAGGATATTCAAAAAGCTTGAAGCAATTTCCTAATTTTGGACCGTCACCAGAATCCGACCGAGTACGAGGAACATTCGAATTGTCTCGTGAAGATATAAAAAAACTCCGACAAAAGATACTATCAGATTACCAGTTGGAAACAAGCTCCATGCATTTATCAGCTTTCGTGCTATCTTTTGCGTATACAGCACTCGCCATTTTCAAAGCAAAAGGATTCCAAGGAAATAAAAAGGTTCTTTTTGGAATTAACGCAGACTGCAGAAACCGATTAGACCCGCCGTTACCGGCGAACTATTTCGGCAACTGTGTCAGTACCTATATAGTAGAAACAGAAGGGGAAAATATTATACGAGAAAATGGGCTTTTATTTGCTGTAGAAAAGCTTAGTGAGGGGATTAAAAGGTTAGAGAAAGGAGCTCTTGATGGAGCCAAAGAGAAGATTTCTTATTTCAAGAGCTTCGAACCGGGTTCAGTGGAAGGAGTTGGGGTTGCCGGGTCACCTAAATTTGGGGTTTATTCGATGGATTTTGGGTGGGGGAAGCCGAAGAAAGTGGAGGTTACGTCCATTGATAGGACCATTGGGACAATTTCCATGGCGGAAAGCAGAGATGGGAGTGGTGGAGTTGAAGTTGGTGTGGTCTTGACGAAGCATGATATGGAGAATTTTAATTCGCTGTTTGTTAACGGTCTTAAAGATCTTTGA